One Hippoglossus hippoglossus isolate fHipHip1 chromosome 13, fHipHip1.pri, whole genome shotgun sequence genomic window carries:
- the si:ch211-137a8.2 gene encoding nesprin-2 — MSGDLESDRHGDGMEPPLNLFTSPPLETSLGDAQRADDSWSQDADVRGCGRLERRWILWHEFMKEHAHLDAWLRLAEQAVSSPNSAPVTYSAAKKDLRTFERLRSEAGSQLVRLDSLTHRNRTLTQLFTGAMRARLLASARECGPRWDDVNAKLETVTARLKLFIAEWEGFETEREELALWLANLDVRLTAVDHLKGNTCEKLRRLQSFQQCVCENSGRVNALLQRGELLIQRSETTDTQQIERRLLELLRHCSRVYSNIARTHTRLLSMRLVFEDDWILATDSGCPSESLLEDEGALDNSHLDVPAVLNHPRDFGQSAHPTLTFPSDLPSPIHHPPPPPPSSPTHEHLGLEWDNSVDIGRSVSCDDGDSSYFSVGTGDVKRWSFFSSRSCQSDISNDITNQEEDLRLAWQDHTHPAVFSPAATQEEEPRLSDHQWATSTPDGRDSDPLSFDGGRVRAWLGVQSPAPPERRTSCSKAVQTDEAEEESSCCEEDERSFSRRRVTSSSASSSSSPSSSPGLLFLLLAAALALLACLTWVVQDSPCHRSDRMQRSFHMALRYINGPPPT, encoded by the exons ATGTCAGGAGACCTGGAGTCAGATCGCCATGGTGACGGCATGGAGCCGCCTCTGAACCTGTTCACCTCCCCCCCGCTGGAGACGAGTTTGGGCGACGCACAGCGAGCGGACGATAGCTGGAGTCAAGACGCAGACGTGAGGGGCTGTGGGCG GCTGGAGAGGAGGTGGATCCTGTGGCACGAGTTCATGAAGGAACACGCCCACCTGGACGCTTGGCTGCGATTGGCTGAACAGGCCGTCAGTTCCCCAAACTCCGCCCCCGTCACCTACTCTGCCGCCAAAAAAGATCTGAGGACGTTTGAG AGGCTGCGGAGCGAAGCAGGATCTCAGCTCGTCCGGTTGGACAGCCTGACCCACAGGAATCGAACGCTGACTCAACTGTTCACGGGCGCCATGCGGGCTCGGCTGCTGGCGTCGGCGAGGGAGTGTGGGCCACGATGGGACGATGTGAACGCCAAACTGGAGACGGTCACAGCACGGCTGAAG cTCTTCATCGCAGAGTGGGAGGGGTTTgagacggagagggaggagcTTGCTCTGTGGTTGGCCAACCTAGACGTCCGTCTGACTGCGGTCGATCACCTGAAAGGAAACACCTGTGAGAAGCTGAGACGCCTGCAg TCcttccagcagtgtgtgtgtgagaactcGGGCCGTGTGAACGCCCTCCTGCAGCGCGGCGAGCTGTTGATCCAACGCAGTGAGACGACCGACACTCAGCAAATAGAGAGACGCCTGCTGGAGCTTCTGCGCCACTGCAGCCGCGTCTACAGCAACAtcgcacggacacacacacgactgCTTAGCATGAGACTG gtgttTGAGGACGACTGGATTCTGGCCACAGACTCAGGTTGTCCATCAGAGTCTCTGTTAGAGGACGAGGGAGCGCTTGATAACTCTCACCTGGACGTCCCTGCAGTTTTGAACCATCCTAGAG ATTTCGGCCAATCAGCTCACCCCACCCTGACCTTCCCCTCAGACCTGCCCTCCCCCATCCACCACCCGCCTCCCCCCCCTCCGTCCTCTCCTACCCATGAGCACCTGGGGCTGGAGTGGGACAACTCTGTTGATATCGGACGCTCGGTTTCCTGTGACGACGGCGACTCGTCGTACTTCAGTGTCGGCACAG gAGACGTAAAGAGGTGGAGCTTCTTTAGTTCGCGCAGCTGTCAGTCTGACATCAGCAATGACATCACAAACCAGGAAGAGGACTTg CGTCTGGCGTGGCAGGACCACACCCACCCCGCTGTCTTCTCGCCAGCAGCGACCCAGGAGGAGGAGCCACGGCTGAGCGACCACCAGTGGGCGACCTCGACGCCTGATGGGCGGGATAGCGATCCACTCAGCTTTGATGGCGGCCGAGTGAGGGCGTGGCTGGGAGTTCAGAGCCCCGCCCCTCCAGAGAGGAGGACTTCCTGTTCCAAAGCTGTGCAGACTGACGAG gcTGAAGAAGAATCGTCCTGTTGTGAAGAAGACGAGCGAAGTTTCTCCAGACgaag agtgacgTCCAgcagcgcctcctcctcctcctccccctcctcctccccgggcctcctcttcctcctcctggctgCAGCTCTGGCCCTGCTGGCCTGTCTCACCTGGGTCGTCCAGGATTCTCCGTGCCACCGGAGCGACAGGATGCAACGTAGCTTCCACATGGCGCTGAGATACATCAACgggcccccccccacctga